From one Streptococcus pneumoniae genomic stretch:
- the nusB gene encoding transcription antitermination factor NusB translates to MTDVLLETRRDLRERAFQALMALEYGKDVVEACQFAYLHDRDEEKEMDIPAFLLNLVSGVAQSKDELDEKISQHLKEGWTLERLTLVDKNLLRLGVFEITEFNTPQLVAVNEAIELAKTYSDEKSSRFINGLLSQFVVEEKESIES, encoded by the coding sequence ATGACTGATGTATTATTAGAAACCAGACGAGACCTGCGTGAGCGTGCTTTTCAAGCCTTGATGGCATTAGAGTACGGTAAAGATGTTGTTGAAGCCTGTCAGTTTGCTTATCTGCATGACCGAGATGAGGAAAAAGAAATGGATATTCCAGCCTTTCTTTTAAACCTTGTGAGCGGAGTTGCGCAGTCTAAGGATGAGCTAGATGAAAAAATCAGTCAGCATTTGAAAGAAGGCTGGACCTTGGAACGCTTGACCTTGGTAGATAAAAATCTTCTTCGCCTTGGGGTCTTTGAAATCACGGAATTTAACACCCCACAGTTGGTTGCCGTTAATGAGGCGATTGAGCTAGCTAAGACTTATTCAGATGAAAAGTCTAGTCGTTTTATCAATGGTCTCTTGAGCCAATTTGTGGTGGAAGAAAAGGAATCAATCGAATCATAA
- the efp gene encoding elongation factor P: MIEASKLKAGMTFETADGKLIRVLEASHHKPGKGNTIMRMKLRDVRTGSTFDTSYRPEEKFEQAIIETRPAQYLYQMDDTAYFMDTESFEQYEIPVVSVEQELKFILENSEVKIQFYGTEVIGVTVPTTVELVVTETQPSIKGATVTGSGKPATLETGLVVNVPDFIEVGQKLIINTQEGTYVSRA; this comes from the coding sequence ATGATTGAAGCAAGCAAGCTGAAAGCAGGCATGACATTTGAGACAGCAGACGGAAAATTGATCCGCGTTCTTGAAGCAAGCCACCACAAACCAGGTAAAGGAAATACCATCATGCGTATGAAATTGCGTGATGTACGTACAGGATCAACCTTTGATACAAGCTACCGTCCAGAAGAAAAATTTGAACAAGCTATTATTGAAACTCGTCCAGCTCAATACCTTTACCAAATGGATGATACAGCTTACTTTATGGATACAGAGTCTTTTGAGCAATATGAAATTCCAGTGGTAAGCGTTGAGCAAGAATTGAAATTCATCCTTGAAAACTCAGAAGTGAAAATCCAATTCTACGGAACAGAAGTGATTGGTGTCACTGTACCAACAACGGTTGAGTTGGTGGTAACAGAAACACAACCATCAATCAAAGGAGCAACTGTAACAGGTTCTGGTAAACCAGCAACACTTGAAACAGGTCTTGTCGTGAACGTTCCTGACTTTATCGAAGTTGGACAAAAATTGATCATCAATACGCAAGAAGGAACATACGTTTCTCGCGCATAA
- a CDS encoding IS1182 family transposase, which produces MFHKENPSYNRQQVGFYSLDELVPKDHLLRQIEETIDFSFIYDVVEDSYSLDKGRPSLDPVLLIKIPIIQCLFGIRSMRQTIKEIEVNVAYRWFLGLSLEDKVPHFTTYGKNVVRRFADKQVIEKIFSHILGLCLHAGFIHPSEIFVDGTHIKAAANHHKYLNQEVEVQAKFMSEQLEKEIDLERKKHGKKSLGLAKEKEPVSKKVSTTDPESGWFHKGEHKEVFAYNAQVACDKHGWALGYSVHAGNVHDSQAFPVLFETIKEFNPSHIILDAGYKTPAIAKFLLDQSITPVLPYTRPKGDKTKLRPKDFVYDEYYDCYLCPKDQVLSYSTTNRDGYREYRSQAQICCSCPLLGQCTSSKNHQRLITRHIWKDYLETCEVIRHQIGMKELYQGRKETIERLFGTAKEYHNLRYTRQKGKAKMEAMLGLTLACLNLKKYVKIMAGKPFLFYIKRVWELI; this is translated from the coding sequence ATGTTTCACAAAGAAAATCCCAGTTACAATCGCCAACAAGTAGGTTTTTACAGTTTAGATGAGCTGGTTCCTAAAGATCATCTTCTTCGTCAAATAGAAGAGACAATTGACTTTTCCTTCATCTATGATGTTGTAGAAGATAGCTATAGTCTAGATAAGGGTCGTCCGAGCCTAGACCCTGTCCTGCTTATAAAAATCCCTATCATTCAATGTCTCTTTGGAATTCGTTCGATGCGACAGACAATCAAAGAGATTGAAGTGAATGTGGCTTATCGTTGGTTCCTAGGTTTGTCCTTAGAAGATAAGGTTCCACATTTCACGACCTATGGCAAGAATGTGGTGCGTCGCTTTGCGGATAAGCAGGTAATAGAGAAGATTTTCTCTCATATTCTTGGTCTCTGCTTGCATGCAGGCTTCATTCATCCAAGTGAGATTTTCGTAGACGGAACTCATATTAAAGCAGCTGCTAATCATCATAAATATCTCAATCAAGAAGTTGAAGTGCAAGCGAAGTTTATGAGCGAGCAATTGGAAAAGGAGATTGACCTAGAGCGAAAAAAACACGGAAAAAAGTCGCTAGGGCTCGCCAAAGAAAAAGAGCCCGTTAGTAAAAAAGTCTCTACTACGGACCCTGAAAGTGGTTGGTTTCATAAGGGAGAACATAAGGAGGTATTTGCTTACAATGCACAAGTAGCTTGTGATAAACATGGCTGGGCGTTAGGTTACTCTGTTCATGCAGGAAACGTCCATGATAGTCAGGCTTTTCCTGTGCTATTTGAAACGATCAAAGAGTTCAATCCTAGTCATATTATCTTAGATGCTGGCTATAAGACACCTGCTATTGCTAAATTTCTCCTTGATCAATCCATCACTCCAGTATTGCCTTATACTAGACCTAAAGGGGACAAGACGAAACTTCGTCCCAAGGATTTTGTTTATGATGAATACTACGACTGCTACCTCTGTCCTAAGGATCAAGTCTTATCTTATAGCACTACAAATCGAGATGGCTACCGTGAATACAGGAGTCAAGCCCAAATATGTTGTAGCTGCCCTCTTCTAGGTCAATGCACAAGCTCCAAGAATCATCAACGCTTGATTACCCGTCATATCTGGAAAGATTATTTAGAAACCTGTGAAGTGATTCGACATCAAATTGGCATGAAGGAGCTCTACCAAGGGCGTAAAGAGACGATTGAGCGTCTTTTTGGGACAGCTAAGGAATACCACAATCTCAGATACACGAGACAGAAAGGCAAGGCCAAGATGGAAGCAATGCTTGGGCTGACTTTGGCTTGCTTAAATCTCAAAAAATATGTCAAAATCATGGCAGGGAAGCCCTTTTTATTTTACATCAAAAGAGTATGGGAACTGATATGA
- a CDS encoding YlcI/YnfO family protein, whose product MAFKLKSDKKETEIKTVRFPSDLVDRIEAAIIKQDVSFSSFVIQACDYALRNMEEDD is encoded by the coding sequence ATGGCATTTAAATTGAAATCAGATAAAAAAGAAACAGAAATCAAAACCGTTCGTTTCCCCTCAGATTTAGTAGATAGAATCGAAGCTGCCATTATCAAACAAGATGTTAGTTTTTCAAGTTTTGTCATACAGGCTTGTGACTACGCCTTACGAAATATGGAAGAAGATGACTAA
- a CDS encoding Asp23/Gls24 family envelope stress response protein, whose protein sequence is MAVEQLGEIVIAPRVLEKIIAIATAKVEGVHSFANKSMSDSLSKRALSRGVYLHTAENGDLTVDIYLYMEYGVGVPTVAVAIQKAVKSAVYDMAEVSLSAVNVHVAGIVPEKAPKPDFKDLFNEDFLND, encoded by the coding sequence ATGGCAGTTGAACAATTAGGTGAAATCGTTATTGCACCGCGTGTCTTGGAGAAAATCATTGCCATTGCAACTGCAAAGGTTGAAGGAGTACACTCTTTTGCCAATAAAAGTATGTCAGATAGCTTGTCAAAACGTGCTTTGAGCCGTGGAGTTTATCTACATACAGCAGAAAATGGGGATTTGACAGTGGATATCTACCTCTATATGGAATATGGAGTAGGTGTACCAACTGTTGCCGTTGCTATCCAAAAAGCCGTTAAGAGCGCGGTCTATGATATGGCAGAGGTCAGCTTGAGCGCTGTCAATGTCCATGTAGCAGGCATTGTGCCAGAAAAAGCACCAAAACCAGACTTTAAAGATCTGTTTAACGAGGATTTCCTCAATGACTGA
- a CDS encoding Xaa-Pro peptidase family protein, producing the protein MQRRLENLRQTMAEKNIPALLISNLKNIYYLTGFWGTAGTVLITADRQVLVTDDRYITYAESVVKDFEVVSERDELAVVAKVLKESNLTELAFEDEVSVSYYTAMQAVFEGVHLIPTTNVVMNLRMIKDEHEIATIQRACQISDQAFLDALDFIKPGKTELEVANFLDFRMREMGSEAVSFDTIAASGYRSAMPHGRASEKVIEAGDALTLDFGCIYNHYVSDMTRTIYIASISDEEAEIYQTVLEANQALIGAAKAGMEYREFDGVPRRVIDAAGYGPYFTHGIGHGMGLDVHEIPYFSKTATDTIQAGMVLTDEPGIYLEGKYGVRIEDDLLITETGCKILTLAPKELIVI; encoded by the coding sequence ATGCAAAGGAGACTTGAAAATTTACGCCAGACAATGGCAGAGAAAAACATCCCTGCCCTTCTCATTAGCAATCTTAAAAATATTTACTATCTGACAGGTTTTTGGGGGACGGCTGGTACTGTCCTCATCACAGCTGACCGTCAAGTCTTGGTGACAGATGATCGCTACATCACCTATGCCGAGTCTGTGGTCAAGGATTTTGAAGTGGTGTCAGAGCGCGATGAATTAGCAGTTGTAGCAAAAGTTCTAAAAGAAAGTAACCTTACAGAACTAGCCTTTGAAGATGAGGTATCTGTTTCCTACTATACAGCCATGCAAGCAGTGTTTGAGGGCGTTCATTTGATCCCAACGACAAATGTGGTTATGAACTTGCGTATGATTAAAGACGAGCATGAGATAGCGACTATTCAGCGGGCATGCCAGATTTCTGACCAAGCCTTCTTAGATGCCTTGGACTTTATCAAGCCAGGGAAAACAGAGCTTGAAGTAGCAAATTTCCTTGATTTCCGCATGCGAGAAATGGGCTCTGAAGCGGTATCCTTTGATACCATTGCTGCATCAGGCTACCGCTCTGCTATGCCGCACGGACGTGCGTCTGAAAAGGTCATTGAAGCAGGCGACGCGCTAACGCTCGACTTTGGCTGTATCTACAACCACTATGTGAGTGATATGACGCGGACCATTTATATCGCTTCTATCAGCGATGAGGAGGCAGAGATTTACCAGACCGTTTTAGAGGCGAATCAAGCCTTGATTGGAGCAGCCAAGGCTGGTATGGAGTACCGTGAATTTGATGGCGTGCCACGTCGTGTGATTGATGCGGCAGGTTACGGACCATACTTTACTCACGGTATTGGACATGGGATGGGACTTGATGTCCATGAAATTCCTTATTTCAGTAAGACAGCGACTGATACAATTCAAGCGGGTATGGTCTTGACGGATGAGCCAGGAATTTACTTAGAGGGCAAATACGGGGTGCGAATCGAGGATGACCTCTTGATTACAGAGACAGGATGCAAAATCTTGACCCTTGCACCAAAAGAATTGATTGTGATTTGA